GTCGGACAGCCGCGTCAGCAGCGCGTCGACGCCGACGTCGGCGATGGCGCGGCCGATGTCCTGTCCGGGGCATTCGTGCGGGCCGCCGCCGAAGGCGAGGTGGGAGCGGTTGCCCTGCATGCTCGCGGACAGGTCCGGGCGGATCCGCGGGTCGAGGTTGCCCGGCGCGGGCGCGAAGAGCAGGCCGTCGCCCTTGCGGATGCGCTGCCCGCCCAGCTCGGTGTCCTGCTTGGCGTAGTAGCCCAGGACGGTGCTGAAGGGCGGCTCGTCCCACAGGGACTGCTCGATCGCCTCCGGCACGGTCATCTGGCCGCCGCTGAGCCGGGCGCGGAAGCCCGGCTCGGTGAGGACCATGCGCAGCGCGTTGGCGAGGAGGTTCGCGGTGGCCTCGTAGGCCGCGAAGAGGACGAGCCGCAGGTGTTCGCGGACCTCGTCGTCGCTGAGTCCGGCCGGGTGGGTGACGAGGTGGCTGGTGAAGTCCTCCTCGGGCCGGCCACGGCGCCGGGTGGTGAGCCGGCTCAGCGCGTCCATGACGTAGGTGTGGCTCTGGATGGCGGTCTCGGTGCCCTTCAGGGCGTCCCGCGCGGCCTGCACCATCCGGTCGTTGTACTCCTCGGGCATGCCGAGGATCTCGCACATGACGGCCATCGGCAGATGGTCGGCGAACTGGGAGACCAGGTCGGCCCGGCCGCGTTCGCAGAACCTGTTGACCAGTGCCTGGGTGTGGAGGCCGATGTGGCGGCGCAGGGTGCGGTGGTCGATGGTGGTCATGGCCGCGGTGACCGCCGCGCGCAGCCGCTGGTGCTCGTCTCCCTCGGCGTGCGAGCAGATCGGCTGCCAGGCGATGTGCGGCATGAGCGGGTGGTCGGGCTTGACCGTGCCGTCCGCCAGCGGGCTCCAGATCCGGCTGTCGCGGGTGAACAGGGAGGGGCTGCGCACCAAGTGCTGGTTCTCGGCGTGTCCGAGGACCACCCACATCGGTACGTCCTCGTGCAGCAGCACGGGCGCCACGGTGCCGTGCTGCTCCCGCAGCCGCTCGTAGAGGTCGCCCAGGTCCTGCGCGTCGGGGCCGTAGAGCCGGTGCAGACCGCCGGGTCCGAGGTTGTGCGCGGGGCAGCCGGGCGGCGGGCCGGGGGTGGGGTCGGTGTCGGTCAGCGAGGAGAAATCAGACGTCACGGTGTCGCTCCGGAACGGGAAGGTTGTGGGGGTCGTACGACTGCGGTCGAATCAAGTGCGGATCAGGTCGGGTTCAGGTACGGATCGGGGGCGGATCAGATGAGTGCGCGGGACATCGCGATCGAGTGCAGGAAGCGCGTCAGGGTCATCAGCACGTCCCTGCTGGAGGCCCGGCGCCGTACGTCGCACTCCATGATCGGGATCTCCGGGGTCAGGTCGAGCGCGGTGCGCAGTTCCTCGACGGGGTAACGGGGCGCGTCGGGGAAGGTGTTGACGGCGACGACGAAGGGCACACCGCATTCCTCCAGCCGGCCCATGACGTCGAAGCTGACCTCCAGACGCCGGGTGTCGACGAGGACCACGGCGCCGAGCGCGCCTTCGAACAGCCCGTTCCACAGGAACCAGAAGCGCTCCTGGCCGGGGGTGCCGAACAGATAGAGCACCAGCTTGCTGGTGATGCTGATGCGGCCGAAGTCCATGGCCACGGTGGTGGCCGTCTTGGACTCGGAGCCGTAGTTGTCGTCCACGCCGATACCGGCCTGGGTCATGGTCTCCTCGGTGGTCAGCGGCCTGATCTCGCTGACGGAACCGACCATGGTGGTCTTGCCGACGCCGAAGCCGCCCACGATCACGATCTTCACCGCGGTCTCCGCCGAGTGCGGCAGATGATCCTCGGTGCGTGGGCCGGGGATGGTGTCAGAGCCTTTGAAGTCCATGCATCACCGCTTCGAGGATGGAACGGTCGGGAACCGCCTGACGGGCGATCGGGGCGCGTGCCTGCACCAGTTCGGCCGTGATCATCTCGGTGATCAGGACGGTCATCGCGCTGAACGGCAGGTTCAGATAGGCCGAGAGTTCGGCCACGGACAGGGGGTTGGCGCAGAGC
The genomic region above belongs to Streptomyces sp. CG1 and contains:
- a CDS encoding cytochrome P450; this translates as MTSDFSSLTDTDPTPGPPPGCPAHNLGPGGLHRLYGPDAQDLGDLYERLREQHGTVAPVLLHEDVPMWVVLGHAENQHLVRSPSLFTRDSRIWSPLADGTVKPDHPLMPHIAWQPICSHAEGDEHQRLRAAVTAAMTTIDHRTLRRHIGLHTQALVNRFCERGRADLVSQFADHLPMAVMCEILGMPEEYNDRMVQAARDALKGTETAIQSHTYVMDALSRLTTRRRGRPEEDFTSHLVTHPAGLSDDEVREHLRLVLFAAYEATANLLANALRMVLTEPGFRARLSGGQMTVPEAIEQSLWDEPPFSTVLGYYAKQDTELGGQRIRKGDGLLFAPAPGNLDPRIRPDLSASMQGNRSHLAFGGGPHECPGQDIGRAIADVGVDALLTRLSDVQLDCLEEELRWRSSIASRHLVALPVRFEPKPQQDVTLPPRPMAVPAQRSTWQAGTLRTEQTPATEPRPVTPPPATPEPHPTAPEPARRRGILRRLLRWWRGE
- a CDS encoding ATP/GTP-binding protein, which produces MDFKGSDTIPGPRTEDHLPHSAETAVKIVIVGGFGVGKTTMVGSVSEIRPLTTEETMTQAGIGVDDNYGSESKTATTVAMDFGRISITSKLVLYLFGTPGQERFWFLWNGLFEGALGAVVLVDTRRLEVSFDVMGRLEECGVPFVVAVNTFPDAPRYPVEELRTALDLTPEIPIMECDVRRRASSRDVLMTLTRFLHSIAMSRALI